In a genomic window of uncultured Flavobacterium sp.:
- a CDS encoding TlpA disulfide reductase family protein produces MNKLFVTGLLIFSALNVIGQAKNQVKFTAKITNRNSDTLVIKGNDNFKQVIPINKKEIFVASFDAPKGFYVFSDGTESSRLYLKPNSEVNLTMNAKEFDETIVYKGKGVDESNFLAQQALRNEKFEEAFTKEPAEFTALLEAKKKEDAESLEKGKFDPEFVTAMKSNFERFTQYSLENYERAAKANKLTGKPSPDFDYENHKGGKTKLSDLKGKYVYIDLWATWCAPCRAEIPYLQKIEEKYHGKNIEFVSVSIDKLKDNEKWKKFVVDKKLGGIQLFADKDWESEFVTNYGVTGIPRFILIDPNGNVLKADAARPSEPELQAQLDTLLK; encoded by the coding sequence ATGAACAAACTTTTTGTTACTGGTCTGTTGATTTTTAGCGCTTTGAATGTTATCGGTCAAGCCAAAAATCAAGTTAAATTTACAGCAAAAATTACGAATAGAAATAGTGACACCTTAGTCATTAAAGGAAATGATAACTTTAAACAAGTTATTCCGATTAACAAAAAGGAAATTTTTGTGGCTTCTTTTGATGCTCCAAAAGGATTTTATGTGTTTTCTGACGGAACTGAATCTTCAAGATTATATTTAAAACCAAATTCTGAGGTGAATTTAACGATGAATGCCAAAGAATTTGATGAAACTATTGTTTATAAAGGTAAAGGTGTTGACGAAAGTAATTTTCTGGCACAACAAGCTTTAAGAAATGAAAAGTTTGAAGAAGCTTTTACTAAAGAACCAGCTGAATTTACAGCACTTTTAGAAGCTAAGAAAAAGGAAGATGCTGAAAGTTTGGAGAAAGGCAAGTTTGATCCGGAATTTGTAACTGCGATGAAAAGTAATTTTGAGCGTTTCACTCAATATTCACTTGAAAATTATGAAAGAGCAGCAAAAGCAAATAAACTTACCGGAAAACCTTCGCCTGATTTTGATTATGAAAATCATAAAGGAGGAAAAACAAAATTATCTGATCTAAAAGGTAAATATGTTTATATCGATCTTTGGGCAACTTGGTGTGCGCCATGTAGAGCAGAGATTCCTTACCTTCAAAAAATTGAAGAAAAATATCATGGAAAAAACATTGAGTTCGTAAGTGTTTCAATTGATAAATTGAAAGACAACGAAAAATGGAAGAAATTTGTGGTAGATAAAAAATTAGGAGGTATTCAGTTATTTGCTGATAAAGATTGGGAATCTGAATTTGTTACGAATTATGGCGTTACAGGAATTCCAAGGTTTATTTTGATTGATCCAAACGGAAATGTTTTAAAAGCTGATGCTGCAAGACCGTCTGAACCAGAACTTCAAGCGCAGTTAGATACATTATTGAAGTAA
- a CDS encoding membrane-binding protein, which yields MKKCVILVAILFSGILVAQEVKPELEVVGNKVKATYYYENGNVQQEGFFKDGKLDGVWVSYDEKGNKLAVGEYTDGMKTGKWIFFNEKNLSEVAYENSQVSSVKNLQKNALANRN from the coding sequence ATGAAAAAGTGTGTAATTTTAGTTGCAATATTGTTCTCTGGAATTCTAGTTGCACAAGAGGTAAAACCTGAATTAGAAGTTGTTGGAAACAAAGTAAAAGCTACTTACTATTATGAAAATGGTAATGTACAACAAGAAGGCTTCTTTAAAGATGGTAAATTAGACGGCGTTTGGGTATCGTATGATGAAAAGGGAAATAAATTGGCTGTAGGAGAGTACACAGACGGAATGAAAACTGGAAAATGGATTTTCTTCAATGAAAAAAATCTTAGCGAAGTTGCTTATGAAAATAGTCAAGTAAGCTCAGTTAAAAATTTACAAAAAAATGCTTTGGCAAACAGAAATTAA
- a CDS encoding PepSY-associated TM helix domain-containing protein — protein sequence MGFKKQVRFLHKWLGLISGLIVFIISITGCIFCFHDEIKDITRKEWRFVEPENKPFLLPSVLKEKAKEIAPKNKASMISYYGKNRSAIVYKYSDTENLYLYFNPYTGKYLKTENPKTDFFIIVEYIHLYLLLPDYIGKHIIGGATIIFILLLISGIIQWWPKRRSDIKRSFSVKWSAKWRRVNYDWHNTSGFYISIIAVIIAITGLTFTYEWVGDGIYKTFNFGGDKAAETKTPVIDTTKFDMNSITAVDRAFIETMKLQPKAEMCFVTFPQQKSDIINTGAYPHTLRYDHQSNYYFHPGDGKLMQSDPYQKKSLGLQVVEMNYGIHTGQILDLPGKIIAFIISLAAAALPVTGFVIWYGRRNKSCKKIKA from the coding sequence ATGGGCTTCAAAAAACAAGTACGTTTTCTACATAAATGGCTCGGATTAATTTCCGGGCTTATTGTTTTTATTATAAGTATTACAGGTTGTATTTTTTGCTTTCATGACGAAATAAAAGATATTACCCGTAAAGAATGGCGCTTTGTTGAACCCGAAAATAAGCCGTTTTTATTACCATCTGTTTTAAAAGAAAAAGCCAAAGAAATTGCTCCAAAAAATAAAGCGAGCATGATTTCTTACTATGGCAAAAATAGATCGGCAATTGTCTATAAGTATTCTGACACTGAGAATCTATACCTTTATTTTAATCCGTACACGGGCAAATATCTAAAAACAGAAAATCCTAAAACCGATTTCTTTATAATTGTCGAATACATTCACTTGTATTTGCTTTTGCCGGATTATATTGGAAAACACATTATTGGCGGCGCAACAATCATCTTTATATTATTATTGATCTCAGGAATTATACAATGGTGGCCAAAACGACGAAGCGATATTAAGCGAAGTTTTTCTGTAAAATGGTCTGCAAAATGGCGCCGTGTAAACTATGATTGGCACAATACTTCTGGATTTTATATTTCGATAATAGCCGTAATTATTGCTATTACAGGTTTAACATTTACATACGAATGGGTTGGCGACGGAATTTATAAAACTTTCAATTTTGGAGGCGATAAAGCTGCCGAAACAAAAACTCCCGTAATCGATACTACTAAATTTGATATGAATTCGATTACCGCTGTCGATCGGGCTTTTATCGAAACAATGAAACTTCAGCCAAAAGCCGAAATGTGTTTTGTTACTTTTCCTCAACAAAAAAGCGACATAATAAATACAGGAGCTTATCCGCATACTTTAAGATACGATCATCAGAGTAATTATTATTTTCATCCTGGCGATGGAAAATTAATGCAAAGTGATCCTTATCAAAAAAAGAGTTTAGGATTGCAGGTTGTCGAAATGAATTATGGAATTCACACAGGTCAAATTCTGGATCTACCCGGAAAAATAATCGCTTTCATAATTAGTTTAGCTGCAGCCGCTTTGCCAGTAACTGGTTTTGTAATTTGGTACGGAAGAAGAAATAAATCCTGCAAAAAAATAAAGGCATAA
- a CDS encoding PepSY domain-containing protein codes for MNNRNYNIYFHTHTVSGIVISVVLFVIFFAGSFSFFRDEIINWERSESTAITKEIQLDYNTALKKLDKAYTLHGRNITISKPSNERRVAVYMEGTKDTLAPAKQKEGSFFYLDTKTFKTFTYEESYSLGEFLYRLHFLAQIPYPVGYYLSGFTALFFLFAIVTGLLLHWKKIVSNFYIFRPKEKLKTLWTDAHTALGMIGLPFQFVYAVTGAFFMIKLLIVAPAVMALYKGDQDKLYKELEYNDPAYKFDNKKLAAPFNIDQLVAKAKSNWKDFEITRVFIQNYGDANMHVIVEGEMLAHKKFTGIGKVIYRIADGKEIARKNPVTQNNYLDVVKNVLYRIHFGDYGGYALKIVSFILGIITCFVIISGVMIWLVARQKNNLPEKKRRFNAAVVRIYLAICLSMYPITALAFIVTKIFYPLTQDNLYLVYFVGWLVLTIFFILKKNDAFTNRFCLISGSILGFLIPITNGIVSGNWFWNSFMQNKIQVFFIDVFWIVLASITLYVAYHLKQKKEVVVIK; via the coding sequence ATGAATAACCGTAATTATAATATCTATTTTCATACGCATACTGTTAGCGGAATCGTAATCAGTGTTGTGCTTTTTGTTATTTTCTTTGCAGGATCTTTTTCTTTTTTTAGAGATGAAATTATCAATTGGGAAAGAAGTGAATCTACTGCAATTACAAAAGAAATTCAACTGGATTACAACACGGCTTTAAAGAAACTCGACAAAGCATATACCTTACACGGAAGAAACATTACTATTTCTAAACCAAGTAACGAAAGAAGAGTTGCCGTTTACATGGAAGGCACCAAAGATACTTTGGCTCCAGCCAAACAAAAAGAAGGAAGCTTTTTCTATCTTGATACTAAGACCTTCAAAACTTTTACTTATGAAGAATCTTATTCATTAGGAGAATTTTTATATCGTTTACATTTCTTAGCTCAAATACCTTATCCTGTTGGTTATTATCTTTCAGGTTTCACAGCATTATTCTTTTTATTTGCGATTGTAACTGGGCTTTTATTACACTGGAAAAAAATTGTTTCGAACTTTTATATTTTCCGTCCAAAGGAAAAATTAAAAACATTATGGACAGATGCGCATACAGCATTAGGAATGATTGGTTTACCATTTCAGTTTGTATATGCGGTAACGGGAGCTTTTTTTATGATAAAACTTCTGATTGTTGCTCCAGCCGTAATGGCTTTGTACAAAGGCGATCAGGATAAATTATACAAAGAATTAGAATACAACGATCCCGCTTATAAATTTGACAATAAAAAACTAGCCGCACCTTTCAACATCGATCAATTAGTTGCAAAAGCGAAAAGCAACTGGAAAGATTTTGAAATTACCCGAGTTTTTATTCAGAATTATGGCGATGCAAACATGCACGTTATTGTTGAAGGAGAAATGCTGGCTCACAAAAAATTCACCGGAATTGGAAAGGTAATTTACAGAATTGCTGACGGAAAAGAAATCGCCAGAAAAAATCCTGTTACACAAAACAACTATTTAGATGTTGTAAAAAACGTTTTGTACCGAATCCATTTTGGAGATTATGGCGGATATGCTTTAAAAATAGTGAGTTTCATTTTAGGAATTATCACTTGTTTTGTGATTATTTCCGGTGTAATGATTTGGTTAGTTGCCAGACAAAAAAATAATTTACCAGAGAAAAAAAGACGCTTTAACGCTGCCGTTGTTCGCATTTATCTCGCGATTTGTTTGAGCATGTATCCTATTACAGCACTTGCTTTTATTGTAACCAAAATATTTTATCCGTTGACACAGGACAATTTATATCTTGTTTATTTTGTGGGATGGTTAGTGCTTACAATCTTCTTTATTCTTAAAAAGAACGACGCATTTACCAACAGATTCTGTTTGATCTCAGGAAGTATTTTAGGATTTCTGATTCCTATTACAAACGGAATTGTTTCCGGAAATTGGTTTTGGAATTCATTTATGCAAAATAAAATTCAGGTTTTCTTTATTGATGTTTTCTGGATTGTTCTGGCTTCAATAACGCTTTATGTCGCTTATCATTTAAAACAGAAGAAAGAAGTCGTTGTTATAAAATAA
- a CDS encoding TonB-dependent receptor: protein MKYKFTISFLSFCFFLLASTTISAQEKASIKGQISLANNQAADNVSVVLKGTKIGTNTDSNGFYEIKNLKPGSYVIKVSSVGHSSKEKSISLNAGDEIIEDFTISSNSEQLDEIVINGSGKKNPLARKETQQVSRLPLKNLENPQVYTTITSELLKEQVVTNIDDALKNAPGLSPLWASTGRGGDGAGYFSLRGFAVQPTMTNGLPALNNGSIDPANIDKIEVIKGPSGTLFGSSLISYGGLINLTTKKPYDHFGGEVSYTAGSYGLNRVTADINTPVDDEHKINFRVNTAYHTENSFQDAGFRKSFFFAPSLSYQASDRLSFFINTEFMNNKQTNPTMLFLDRGAPLRVHNMDELGYNNKRSYTSNELAIETPSYSLQGQMNYKFSDEWTSQTVLSRGSSQSEGYYTYLYEGTQFFPAQVNQGIVLGRSMNYQNTTTLTTDIQQNFIGDFKLGNLRNRIVVGLDYFNRGQVDNGSGYVSNGRVYIGNLDLATVNQYVFGITDPAKYITNGDSGNLTKAGSDKLIAETTANNNKTKQEVISAYASDVINITPALSAMASLRVDRFMTAGDVTTNADDFNQTSFSPKFGLVYQPIIDKVSIFANYMDGFTNTAPTSDIGLSGASIPRTFKPEHANQFEVGTKLNVFKDKLYATFSYYDIKVTDQVYTVYGSTGGVPTQTSFQDGEQRNKGFEAEIVANPVTGLNIVAGYSYVDAVLNAGDPSFVGNRPESSGPRNTANFWASYKFPQGDLQGFGLGFGGNYADKNLIMNRNVVGQFAIPSYTVLNSSIFYGTEKFTLTLKLDNIANVDTYDGWSTIHPKNMRSVSANFSYRF from the coding sequence ATGAAATATAAATTTACAATTTCTTTCTTAAGCTTTTGTTTTTTTCTATTAGCAAGCACTACAATTTCTGCACAGGAAAAAGCGAGCATAAAAGGACAAATTAGTTTAGCAAACAATCAGGCTGCAGACAATGTTTCTGTAGTTCTAAAAGGAACTAAAATAGGAACAAATACAGACAGTAATGGTTTTTACGAGATTAAAAATCTTAAACCAGGAAGTTATGTAATTAAAGTTTCTTCTGTTGGACATTCATCAAAAGAAAAAAGCATTTCTCTAAATGCGGGTGACGAAATAATAGAAGATTTCACAATTAGTTCAAATTCTGAACAATTAGACGAAATTGTAATTAATGGTAGTGGTAAAAAAAATCCATTAGCTCGTAAAGAAACACAACAAGTTTCAAGATTACCACTTAAAAATCTTGAGAATCCACAAGTTTACACTACTATCACAAGCGAACTTTTAAAAGAACAAGTGGTTACAAATATCGATGATGCTCTTAAAAACGCACCAGGATTATCTCCGCTTTGGGCTTCTACCGGACGTGGTGGTGACGGTGCCGGATATTTCTCTCTAAGAGGATTTGCTGTGCAGCCAACAATGACGAATGGATTACCTGCGTTGAATAACGGAAGTATAGATCCCGCAAATATTGATAAAATTGAAGTTATTAAAGGACCTTCTGGAACTTTATTTGGAAGTAGTTTAATTTCTTACGGAGGTTTAATCAACTTAACTACTAAAAAACCGTACGATCACTTTGGCGGAGAGGTAAGCTATACAGCAGGAAGCTATGGATTAAACCGTGTAACTGCAGACATTAATACTCCTGTAGACGATGAACACAAAATTAATTTCAGAGTTAATACTGCATATCATACAGAAAACAGCTTTCAAGATGCTGGATTTAGAAAATCATTTTTCTTTGCTCCATCTTTATCTTACCAAGCTAGTGACAGACTTTCGTTCTTTATTAATACTGAATTCATGAACAATAAACAGACGAATCCTACTATGTTATTTTTAGACAGAGGTGCACCGTTAAGAGTTCATAATATGGATGAATTGGGTTATAATAACAAACGTTCTTATACAAGTAATGAACTTGCGATTGAAACTCCTTCTTACTCTCTTCAAGGACAAATGAATTACAAATTCTCTGATGAATGGACTTCTCAAACGGTTCTATCTAGAGGATCATCTCAATCTGAAGGGTATTATACTTATTTATATGAAGGCACACAATTTTTCCCTGCACAGGTAAATCAAGGAATTGTTTTAGGGCGTTCAATGAATTATCAAAATACAACAACTTTAACAACCGATATTCAACAAAACTTTATTGGCGATTTTAAACTTGGAAACTTAAGAAATAGAATTGTTGTTGGTTTAGACTACTTTAACAGAGGTCAAGTTGACAATGGTTCTGGATACGTATCTAATGGAAGAGTTTATATTGGAAATTTAGATTTAGCAACTGTAAACCAATATGTATTCGGCATTACTGATCCTGCAAAATATATTACAAATGGTGACAGCGGTAACCTAACAAAAGCTGGTTCTGATAAACTTATAGCAGAAACTACTGCAAACAATAACAAAACGAAACAAGAAGTTATTAGTGCTTATGCATCAGATGTAATCAATATTACTCCTGCATTATCTGCAATGGCCAGTTTACGTGTAGACCGTTTTATGACTGCCGGTGACGTTACTACAAATGCTGATGATTTTAATCAAACTTCTTTTTCACCAAAATTTGGTTTAGTTTACCAGCCAATTATTGACAAAGTTTCGATTTTTGCCAACTATATGGATGGCTTTACTAACACAGCTCCAACGAGTGATATTGGTTTAAGCGGCGCATCTATTCCAAGAACTTTCAAACCAGAACACGCTAATCAATTTGAAGTTGGAACGAAATTAAATGTTTTTAAAGACAAACTTTACGCAACATTTAGCTATTATGACATCAAAGTAACAGATCAGGTTTATACTGTTTATGGTTCTACAGGCGGAGTACCAACTCAAACTTCTTTTCAAGATGGAGAACAAAGAAACAAAGGTTTTGAAGCAGAAATCGTTGCAAATCCAGTTACTGGTTTAAACATTGTTGCTGGTTACAGCTATGTAGACGCTGTCTTAAATGCTGGAGATCCTTCGTTCGTAGGAAACAGACCTGAGAGTTCAGGACCTAGAAACACAGCAAACTTTTGGGCAAGCTACAAATTTCCTCAAGGAGATTTACAAGGTTTTGGTTTAGGTTTTGGTGGAAATTATGCCGACAAAAACTTAATTATGAATAGAAACGTTGTAGGTCAATTTGCAATTCCTTCTTATACTGTTTTAAATTCTTCTATTTTCTACGGAACAGAGAAATTTACATTGACATTAAAATTAGACAATATTGCCAATGTTGATACTTACGATGGTTGGTCTACAATTCACCCAAAAAACATGAGATCCGTTTCTGCGAATTTCTCATACAGATTTTAA
- the odhB gene encoding 2-oxoglutarate dehydrogenase complex dihydrolipoyllysine-residue succinyltransferase, which yields MILEMKVPSPGESIKEVEIATWLVKDGDYVEKDQAIAEVDSDKATLELPAEMSGIITLKAEEGDAVAVGAVVCLIDTDGVKPAGDAPAAPAAEAPKAEAPKAEVKAEAPKAAPVQAPAATSYAAGTPSPAARKILDEKNIAPATVSGTGKGGRITKDDAVNAVPSMGTPTGGSRGTERTKLSMLRRKVAERLVAAKNETAMLTTFNEVNMTPINQIRNEYKDAFKAKHGGLGLGFMSFFTKAVTRALQLYPDVNSMMDGDYKIAYDFADISIAVSGPKGLMVPVVRNAELLTFRGIEAEIKRLALRARDGQITVDDMTGGTFTITNGGVFGSMLSTPIINPPQSGILGMHNIIERPIAVNGKVEIHPMMYVALSYDHRIIDGRESVGFLVAVKEALENPVELLMNGDAKRALEL from the coding sequence ATGATTTTAGAAATGAAAGTCCCATCACCAGGGGAATCAATAAAAGAAGTTGAAATTGCAACTTGGTTAGTAAAAGACGGAGATTATGTAGAAAAAGATCAAGCTATTGCTGAAGTTGATTCAGATAAAGCAACTCTTGAATTACCGGCTGAAATGAGTGGAATTATTACGCTTAAAGCAGAAGAAGGTGATGCTGTTGCAGTAGGAGCTGTAGTTTGTTTAATTGATACTGATGGTGTAAAACCTGCAGGTGATGCTCCGGCTGCACCAGCGGCTGAGGCTCCAAAAGCAGAAGCACCAAAGGCTGAAGTAAAAGCTGAGGCTCCAAAAGCAGCACCAGTACAAGCTCCGGCAGCTACAAGTTATGCAGCTGGAACTCCATCTCCGGCAGCAAGAAAAATATTAGACGAAAAAAACATAGCACCAGCAACTGTTTCAGGAACTGGTAAAGGCGGAAGAATCACTAAAGATGATGCTGTAAATGCAGTACCTTCTATGGGAACTCCAACTGGTGGAAGCCGTGGAACTGAGCGTACAAAATTATCTATGTTACGTCGTAAAGTAGCAGAGAGATTGGTTGCTGCTAAAAACGAAACTGCAATGTTAACTACTTTCAACGAAGTTAACATGACGCCAATTAACCAAATTCGTAACGAATACAAAGATGCTTTCAAAGCAAAACATGGTGGTTTAGGATTAGGTTTTATGTCATTTTTTACAAAAGCAGTTACAAGAGCTTTACAATTATATCCTGATGTTAACTCTATGATGGATGGTGATTATAAAATTGCTTACGATTTTGCCGATATCTCTATCGCAGTTTCAGGACCAAAAGGTTTAATGGTTCCTGTTGTTCGTAATGCTGAATTATTAACTTTCCGTGGAATTGAAGCTGAAATCAAAAGATTAGCACTTAGAGCTCGTGACGGTCAAATCACTGTTGATGATATGACTGGAGGAACTTTCACAATTACAAATGGTGGTGTTTTTGGAAGTATGTTAAGTACTCCAATTATCAATCCTCCTCAATCAGGAATCTTAGGAATGCACAATATTATTGAGCGTCCAATTGCTGTAAATGGTAAAGTTGAAATTCATCCAATGATGTACGTAGCACTTTCTTATGACCACAGAATTATTGACGGACGTGAGTCTGTTGGTTTCTTAGTTGCTGTAAAAGAAGCTTTAGAAAATCCAGTAGAATTATTAATGAATGGCGATGCTAAACGTGCTTTAGAATTGTAA
- a CDS encoding 2-oxoglutarate dehydrogenase E1 component yields MDRFSFLNAAHTEFFAQLYDQYLVNPDSVEPSWRSFFQGFDFGQTTYNDENPVQQIVEYVTSDNTDYSKVSEKLQKEFNVLKLIDGYRTRGHLFTKTNPVRDRRTSSPTLDIENFGLTTADLSTVFDAAQTIGIPPSSLEAIVNRLKAIYCQHIGIEYMYIRNPGVVKWIQEKLAINVNQPNFSSEEKKTILDKLNQAVSFENFLHTKYVGQKRFSLEGGESIIPALDALIEQAAEKGVEQFVMGMAHRGRLNVLANIFGKSTQDIFGEFDGKDYDQEYFDGDVKYHLGLTADKKTRSGKSININLAPNPSHLETVGAVIEGITRAKQDKYYADDFSKVLPIAVHGDAAIAGQGILYEIIQMAQLDGYKTGGTIHIVINNQVGFTTNYLDARSSTYCTDVAKVTLSPVLHVNADDAEAVVHAVSFALDYRMQFGRDVFIDLLGYRKYGHNEGDEPRFTQPVLYKIIAKHKNPRDIYAEKLLSDGVIDASYVNALEKEYKSTMEVNLEASRKKDLTIITPFMKNEWDGFVQVTDTQMLEKVDTSFDKKGLDSIINTISTLPAEKKFISKITKIVTDRKTGYDNNTIDWGTAEALAYGSLLTEGFDVRISGQDVERGTFSHRHAVVKVEDSEEEVILLNGIENKKGKFGVFNSLLSEYGVLGFDYGYALANPNALTIWEAQFGDFSNGAQIMIDQYISCGEDKWNNQNGIVLLLPHGYEGQGAEHSSARMERYLQLCARQNMYVADCTTPANFFHLLRRQMKTNFRKPLVVFSPKSLLRDPRCVSTVEELATGSFQETIDDNAVDKKAVKTLVFVTGKFYYDIVAERENNGRNDVAVVRIEQLFPLPVEQLKAIIAQYPNADDYVWAQEEPKNMGAYSFMLMNFDLVKWRLASLKAYAAPASGSYTRAKRRHADAIRMVFDKNLFR; encoded by the coding sequence ATGGATAGGTTTTCATTTTTAAATGCAGCGCATACAGAGTTTTTCGCACAATTATATGATCAGTATTTAGTAAATCCAGATAGCGTTGAGCCAAGCTGGAGAAGTTTTTTTCAAGGTTTCGACTTTGGCCAAACGACTTATAATGACGAAAATCCAGTTCAACAAATTGTTGAATATGTGACTAGCGACAACACAGATTACAGTAAAGTTTCAGAAAAACTACAAAAAGAATTCAACGTTCTAAAATTAATTGATGGATACCGCACAAGAGGACATTTGTTTACAAAAACAAATCCTGTTCGTGACCGTAGAACTTCGTCTCCAACTTTAGATATCGAAAATTTTGGATTAACAACTGCTGATCTTTCAACAGTTTTTGATGCTGCTCAAACTATCGGAATACCACCTTCTTCTTTAGAAGCTATCGTAAACCGTCTTAAAGCTATTTACTGCCAACACATTGGTATTGAATATATGTACATCAGAAATCCTGGCGTTGTAAAATGGATTCAGGAAAAACTAGCGATTAATGTTAATCAGCCTAATTTCTCTTCTGAAGAAAAGAAAACTATCTTAGATAAATTAAATCAAGCTGTTTCTTTCGAGAACTTCTTACATACTAAATATGTTGGTCAAAAAAGATTCTCACTTGAAGGTGGAGAATCTATTATTCCGGCTTTAGACGCTTTGATCGAACAAGCTGCTGAAAAAGGTGTTGAACAATTCGTAATGGGAATGGCTCACCGTGGTCGTTTGAACGTTTTGGCAAACATCTTCGGAAAATCAACTCAGGATATCTTTGGCGAATTTGACGGTAAAGATTACGATCAGGAATATTTTGATGGTGACGTAAAATACCACTTAGGTCTTACGGCTGACAAAAAAACAAGATCAGGAAAAAGCATCAATATCAATTTAGCACCAAACCCTTCTCACTTAGAAACGGTTGGAGCTGTAATTGAAGGAATCACAAGAGCAAAACAAGATAAATATTATGCTGATGATTTCTCTAAAGTATTACCTATTGCCGTTCACGGAGATGCTGCAATTGCAGGTCAGGGAATCTTGTATGAAATCATTCAAATGGCACAACTTGACGGTTACAAAACTGGAGGAACAATCCATATTGTAATCAACAACCAGGTTGGTTTTACTACAAACTATTTAGACGCTCGTTCTTCTACTTATTGTACAGACGTTGCTAAAGTTACACTTTCGCCAGTATTACACGTAAATGCTGATGATGCTGAAGCTGTTGTACACGCGGTATCTTTTGCATTAGATTACAGAATGCAATTTGGACGTGACGTATTTATCGACTTATTAGGATACAGAAAATACGGTCATAACGAAGGTGACGAACCTCGTTTTACTCAACCGGTTTTATATAAAATCATCGCAAAACATAAAAATCCAAGAGATATTTATGCTGAGAAATTATTGTCTGATGGCGTAATCGATGCTTCTTATGTAAATGCATTAGAAAAAGAATACAAATCTACAATGGAAGTGAATTTAGAAGCTTCTCGTAAAAAAGATTTGACGATTATAACTCCATTCATGAAAAACGAATGGGATGGATTTGTTCAGGTAACTGATACGCAAATGCTTGAAAAAGTAGATACTTCTTTTGATAAAAAAGGATTGGATTCTATCATCAATACAATTTCAACTTTACCTGCAGAAAAGAAATTCATCAGTAAAATAACTAAAATTGTTACCGATAGAAAAACTGGATACGACAACAACACTATCGATTGGGGAACTGCAGAAGCATTAGCTTACGGTTCACTTTTGACAGAAGGATTTGATGTTCGTATTTCTGGTCAGGACGTAGAGCGTGGTACATTCTCTCACCGTCATGCTGTTGTAAAAGTAGAAGATTCTGAAGAAGAAGTAATTCTATTAAACGGAATCGAAAACAAAAAAGGAAAATTTGGCGTTTTCAACTCTCTTTTATCTGAGTACGGAGTTCTTGGTTTTGATTATGGATATGCATTGGCTAATCCAAACGCATTAACTATTTGGGAAGCACAATTTGGAGATTTCTCTAATGGAGCTCAAATTATGATTGACCAATATATTTCATGTGGTGAAGATAAATGGAACAACCAAAATGGTATCGTTTTATTATTACCTCACGGATATGAAGGACAAGGTGCAGAACACTCTTCTGCAAGAATGGAGCGTTATTTACAACTTTGTGCAAGACAAAATATGTATGTTGCAGATTGTACAACTCCAGCAAACTTCTTCCACTTATTGAGAAGACAAATGAAAACGAATTTCCGTAAACCTTTGGTAGTTTTCTCTCCAAAAAGTTTATTGCGTGATCCAAGATGTGTGTCTACAGTTGAAGAATTAGCAACAGGAAGTTTCCAGGAAACAATTGATGATAATGCAGTAGATAAAAAAGCAGTAAAAACTTTAGTTTTCGTTACTGGTAAATTCTATTATGACATTGTTGCTGAAAGAGAAAACAACGGAAGAAATGACGTTGCAGTTGTTCGTATCGAGCAATTATTCCCTTTACCTGTTGAGCAATTAAAAGCAATTATCGCACAATATCCAAATGCTGATGATTATGTTTGGGCTCAGGAAGAACCTAAAAACATGGGAGCTTACAGCTTTATGTTAATGAACTTTGATCTTGTAAAATGGAGATTAGCTTCGTTAAAAGCTTATGCTGCGCCTGCTTCAGGAAGTTACACACGTGCAAAACGTCGTCATGCAGATGCAATTAGAATGGTTTTCGATAAAAATTTATTCAGATAA